A DNA window from Mesorhizobium sp. C432A contains the following coding sequences:
- a CDS encoding MFS transporter, with amino-acid sequence MSLPPLSPEQLVKPRHFELRMSLIFATLFVSLGTHVPYFPLWLHAQGFHAEQIAIILAAPMFLRVVTTPLLTALADRAKDRADVYIALVAATMVLSAGYFLNPTYAMVLAVSLALTVVWTPHSPIADSLALSGVRRFGSNYTAMRKWGSISYLCANVAGGFILAWTSPQAVPVIIFAALSAALVAGLLAPRLGRPRRASPLSAADIQHQAPSLLNPYFLYFTLGVGIITASHAFLYGFVSIYWKSVGISDSVVGLLWAWGVVAEVCMFVFFNRIFASVSVVKVMLIAGVGSIVRWIAFPLIWPLGLGVAGFFGVQTLHSVSVAMVLIGLQKMIGETVSEERTGAAQGIAYFFNGFFMAAVTLASGPLYERYGVDGFLAMIPIAIIGLALIGLAARSAPQHPVRR; translated from the coding sequence ATGTCGCTGCCGCCGCTCTCGCCCGAACAACTCGTCAAGCCGCGCCATTTCGAACTGCGCATGAGTCTGATCTTCGCGACATTATTCGTGTCGCTGGGAACGCATGTGCCTTATTTCCCGCTGTGGCTGCATGCCCAGGGTTTCCACGCCGAGCAGATCGCCATCATCCTGGCGGCGCCGATGTTCCTGCGCGTGGTGACAACACCCCTGCTGACCGCGCTGGCCGACCGGGCGAAGGACAGGGCGGATGTCTATATCGCGCTGGTGGCCGCGACGATGGTGCTTTCCGCCGGCTATTTCCTCAACCCGACCTACGCCATGGTGCTTGCCGTATCGCTGGCGCTGACGGTGGTGTGGACGCCGCATTCGCCGATCGCCGATTCGCTCGCGCTGTCGGGTGTGCGCCGCTTTGGCTCGAACTACACCGCGATGCGCAAATGGGGCTCGATATCCTATCTCTGCGCCAATGTCGCAGGCGGCTTTATCCTCGCCTGGACGAGCCCGCAGGCCGTGCCGGTAATCATCTTTGCGGCATTGTCTGCCGCGCTCGTCGCCGGATTGCTGGCGCCGCGGCTTGGCCGCCCGCGCCGGGCTTCGCCGCTATCTGCCGCCGACATCCAGCATCAGGCGCCGAGCCTTCTCAATCCGTATTTCCTGTATTTCACCCTCGGCGTCGGCATCATCACCGCCAGCCATGCCTTCCTCTACGGCTTTGTCTCAATCTACTGGAAATCGGTCGGCATCAGCGATTCCGTCGTTGGCCTGCTGTGGGCCTGGGGCGTGGTGGCCGAGGTCTGCATGTTCGTGTTTTTCAACCGTATTTTTGCCTCCGTCTCAGTCGTCAAGGTGATGCTGATCGCCGGCGTCGGCTCCATCGTGCGCTGGATCGCCTTTCCGTTGATCTGGCCACTCGGGCTTGGCGTTGCCGGTTTCTTCGGCGTCCAGACCCTGCATTCGGTGTCGGTGGCGATGGTGTTGATCGGCCTGCAGAAGATGATCGGCGAAACGGTTTCGGAAGAACGCACGGGTGCGGCGCAAGGCATTGCCTATTTCTTCAACGGCTTCTTCATGGCGGCGGTGACGCTGGCGTCCGGCCCGCTTTATGAGCGCTACGGCGTCGACGGCTTCCTGGCGATGATCCCGATCGCCATCATCGGCCTGGCGCTGATCGGGCTCGCCGCGCGTTCAGCCCCACAGCATCCTGTCAGGCGGTAA
- a CDS encoding SDR family oxidoreductase, whose amino-acid sequence MDLGIKGKKAIVCASSKGLGRGCAMALAEAGCDLVVNGRNAELLAKTAAELRERYGVKVTEIVGDVSKPDVQHALLAACPDPDILVNNNGGPPLRDFRELDRAKILEGVTQNMVTPIELVQAVIDGMAKRGFGRIVNITSLSVYVPIPGLDLSSGARAGLTSFLAGVARTVIDRNVTINSLLPGKLDTDRLRGPHEAGTMEDPAAAAARKTRISADVPAKRLGTPEEFGQICAFLCSVHAGYLTGQNIPVDGGLYVSAF is encoded by the coding sequence ATGGATCTGGGCATCAAGGGCAAGAAGGCCATCGTCTGCGCATCGAGCAAAGGGCTGGGCCGCGGCTGCGCCATGGCGCTGGCCGAGGCCGGCTGCGATCTCGTCGTCAACGGCCGCAATGCCGAGTTGCTGGCAAAAACCGCAGCCGAACTGCGCGAACGCTACGGCGTGAAGGTGACCGAGATCGTCGGCGACGTCTCGAAACCCGACGTGCAGCACGCGCTCCTTGCCGCCTGCCCCGACCCGGATATCCTGGTCAACAACAATGGCGGCCCGCCCTTGCGCGATTTCCGCGAACTCGACCGCGCAAAGATCCTCGAAGGCGTGACGCAGAACATGGTGACGCCGATCGAACTGGTGCAGGCCGTCATCGACGGCATGGCCAAGCGCGGCTTCGGCCGCATCGTCAACATCACCTCGCTGTCGGTCTACGTCCCGATTCCCGGCCTCGATCTGTCGTCCGGCGCGCGAGCCGGGCTGACTTCGTTCCTCGCCGGCGTGGCACGAACGGTGATCGACCGCAACGTCACCATCAACAGCCTGCTGCCGGGCAAGCTCGACACCGACCGGCTGCGCGGCCCGCATGAGGCCGGCACGATGGAAGACCCGGCAGCGGCCGCAGCGCGCAAGACCCGCATCAGCGCCGACGTTCCGGCCAAGCGGCTCGGCACGCCGGAAGAGTTCGGCCAGATCTGCGCCTTTCTGTGCTCGGTCCATGCCGGCTATCTCACCGGTCAGAACATCCCGGTCGATGGCGGCCTCTATGTCAGCGCGTTCTAA
- a CDS encoding UDP-2,3-diacylglucosamine diphosphatase has translation MSGTETRTFRSMFISDLHLGSKAAKAEFLIDFLRYHDADIIYLVGDIVDGWRLRRSWHWPQSHNDVVQKLLRKARKGTSITYIAGNHDEFARQFQGVHFGGIVVADRAIHETADGKRLLVIHGDQFDTVVHNARWLAYLGDYAYDAAMVVNRVVTRLRHLLGLPYWSFSSWAKVKVKKAVNFIGSFQTVLTEEARRSHVDGVICGHIHHAAIETYENVQYINTGDWVESCTAVVEHFDGKMEIIHWALVLPEAPDEPFIPLLIEDRVVEAA, from the coding sequence ATGTCCGGTACAGAAACCCGCACTTTCCGCAGCATGTTCATATCCGACCTGCATCTCGGATCGAAGGCGGCCAAGGCCGAGTTCCTGATCGATTTCCTGCGGTATCACGACGCCGATATCATCTATCTCGTCGGTGATATCGTCGACGGCTGGCGGCTGCGGCGCAGCTGGCATTGGCCGCAGAGCCACAATGACGTCGTCCAGAAACTGCTGCGCAAGGCGCGCAAGGGCACCTCGATCACCTATATCGCCGGCAATCACGACGAATTCGCGCGCCAGTTCCAAGGCGTGCATTTCGGCGGCATCGTCGTTGCCGACCGCGCCATCCACGAAACCGCCGATGGCAAGCGCCTGCTGGTCATCCATGGCGACCAGTTCGACACCGTCGTCCACAATGCACGCTGGCTGGCCTATCTCGGCGACTACGCCTATGACGCCGCGATGGTGGTCAACCGCGTGGTGACGAGGCTCCGCCATTTGCTGGGTCTCCCTTACTGGTCGTTCTCGTCCTGGGCCAAGGTCAAGGTCAAGAAGGCGGTGAACTTCATCGGTTCGTTCCAGACGGTGCTGACCGAGGAGGCCCGCCGCTCGCATGTCGACGGCGTCATCTGCGGCCACATCCATCACGCCGCGATCGAGACTTATGAGAATGTGCAGTACATCAACACCGGCGACTGGGTGGAGAGCTGCACGGCGGTGGTCGAACATTTCGATGGCAAGATGGAGATCATCCACTGGGCGCTGGTGCTGCCCGAAGCACCGGACGAGCCGTTCATCCCCTTGCTGATCGAAGACAGGGTCGTCGAAGCGGCATAA
- a CDS encoding NADP-dependent malic enzyme has product MEGENKKTARSDLDEAALYFHKHPRPGKLEIQATKPLGNQRDLALAYSPGVAAPCLEIRDNPATAADYTARANLVGVVSNGSAVLGLGNIGPLASKPVMEGKAVLFKKFAGIDVFDIEIDAPGIERMVETISALEPTFGGINLEDIKAPECFEVEAQLKARMGIPVFHDDQHGTAIIVAAAVLNGLEFAGKTISDIKIVTSGAGAAALACLNLLVSLGAKVENIWVTDRFGVAYKGRTDEMDRWKDPYVKDTEARTLADVIPGADVFLGLSAAGVLKPELLDHMAPKPLILALANPNPEIMPEVARAARPDAMICTGRSDFPNQVNNVLCFPYIFRGALDCGASAINEEMKMAAVRAIAALAREEPSDVAARAYSGETPIFGPDFLIPSPFDPRLILRIAPAVAKAACDTGVATRPITDFAAYIDQLNRFVFRSGLVMKPVFSSAKASTAKRVIYADGEDERVLRAAQVVLEEGIAEPILIGRPHVIEVRLKRYGLRIKPGVDFGLINPEDDPRYRHYVDLLIELAGRRGVTTEAARTMVRTDNTVIAALALKRGDADAMICGLEGRFERHLRNVTLVIGPRAGVKDRDLSTLSMLISQRGIIFLTDTHVSVDPTAEEIAEMTILAAEEIQRFGIEPKAALLSHSDFGSRDSPSALKMRQAAAILARVAPELQCDGEMHADSALSEHLRQRVYPHSRLKGEANLLVFPNLDSANITLTALRTMMDALHVGPILLGTDKPAHILTPSVTSRGVVNMTALAVVEAAHKAQAVVHFG; this is encoded by the coding sequence ATGGAAGGCGAGAACAAGAAAACGGCACGTTCGGACCTCGACGAAGCCGCCCTCTACTTCCATAAGCATCCAAGGCCGGGAAAGCTCGAGATCCAGGCGACCAAGCCACTCGGCAACCAGCGCGATCTGGCGCTGGCCTATTCGCCTGGTGTTGCCGCCCCCTGCCTCGAAATCCGCGACAATCCGGCGACCGCCGCCGACTACACGGCGCGCGCCAATCTGGTCGGCGTCGTCTCCAACGGCTCGGCCGTTCTCGGCCTCGGCAATATCGGCCCGCTCGCCTCCAAGCCGGTGATGGAAGGCAAGGCGGTGCTGTTCAAGAAATTCGCCGGCATCGACGTCTTCGACATCGAGATCGACGCGCCGGGCATAGAGCGCATGGTCGAGACGATCTCGGCGCTGGAACCGACATTCGGCGGCATCAATCTCGAGGACATCAAGGCGCCCGAATGCTTCGAGGTCGAGGCGCAGCTGAAGGCCCGCATGGGCATTCCCGTCTTCCATGACGACCAGCATGGCACCGCCATCATCGTCGCCGCCGCCGTGCTCAACGGGCTGGAATTCGCCGGCAAGACCATTTCCGACATCAAGATCGTCACCTCAGGCGCCGGTGCGGCAGCGCTCGCCTGCCTCAACCTGTTGGTCTCGCTTGGCGCCAAGGTAGAGAACATCTGGGTCACCGACCGCTTCGGCGTCGCCTACAAGGGCCGCACCGACGAGATGGATCGTTGGAAAGACCCCTATGTGAAGGACACCGAGGCGCGCACGCTGGCCGATGTGATCCCTGGCGCCGACGTTTTTCTCGGCCTGTCGGCCGCCGGCGTGCTGAAGCCGGAATTGCTTGATCATATGGCGCCTAAGCCGTTGATCCTGGCGCTGGCCAACCCCAATCCCGAGATCATGCCGGAGGTCGCGCGCGCCGCTCGTCCCGACGCGATGATCTGCACCGGCCGTTCCGATTTCCCCAATCAGGTCAACAACGTGCTTTGTTTTCCTTACATCTTCCGCGGTGCGCTGGATTGCGGCGCCAGCGCCATCAACGAGGAGATGAAAATGGCCGCGGTCCGGGCGATCGCCGCGCTTGCCCGCGAAGAACCATCCGACGTCGCCGCCCGCGCCTATTCCGGCGAGACGCCGATCTTCGGACCCGACTTCCTTATCCCCTCGCCCTTCGATCCCCGCCTGATCCTGCGCATCGCGCCGGCGGTGGCCAAGGCTGCCTGCGACACCGGCGTCGCGACCCGGCCGATCACCGACTTCGCCGCCTATATCGACCAGCTCAACCGCTTCGTCTTCCGCTCCGGCCTGGTGATGAAGCCGGTGTTTTCGTCGGCCAAGGCGTCGACCGCCAAGCGCGTAATCTATGCCGACGGCGAGGACGAGCGCGTGCTGCGCGCAGCCCAGGTGGTGCTGGAGGAAGGCATTGCCGAGCCGATCCTGATCGGCCGCCCGCATGTCATCGAGGTCAGGCTGAAGCGCTACGGCCTGCGTATCAAGCCGGGCGTAGATTTCGGCCTGATCAACCCGGAAGACGATCCGCGCTACCGCCATTATGTCGACCTGTTGATCGAGCTTGCCGGCCGGCGCGGCGTGACGACGGAGGCCGCGCGCACCATGGTGCGCACCGACAATACGGTGATTGCCGCGCTGGCGCTGAAGCGCGGCGATGCCGACGCCATGATCTGCGGCCTCGAGGGCCGCTTCGAGCGGCATCTGCGCAATGTGACGCTGGTCATCGGACCACGCGCAGGCGTCAAGGACCGCGACCTGTCGACGCTGTCGATGCTGATCTCGCAACGCGGCATCATCTTCCTCACCGACACCCATGTCTCGGTCGACCCGACGGCCGAGGAGATCGCCGAAATGACCATTCTGGCGGCGGAGGAAATCCAGCGGTTCGGCATCGAGCCGAAGGCAGCGCTGCTGTCGCATTCGGATTTCGGCTCGCGCGATTCCCCCAGCGCGCTGAAGATGCGGCAGGCGGCGGCGATCCTGGCGCGCGTTGCGCCCGAGCTGCAATGCGACGGCGAGATGCATGCCGATTCAGCCCTGTCGGAGCATCTGCGCCAGCGCGTCTATCCGCATTCGCGGCTGAAGGGCGAAGCCAATCTCCTGGTGTTCCCCAACCTCGACTCCGCCAACATCACGCTGACCGCGCTGCGCACGATGATGGACGCGCTGCATGTCGGGCCGATCCTGCTTGGCACCGACAAGCCGGCGCATATCTTGACGCCGTCGGTGACGTCGCGCGGCGTCGTCAATATGACGGCGCTGGCAGTGGTCGAGGCGGCGCACAAGGCGCAGGCGGTGGTTCATTTCGGCTGA